In a single window of the Littorina saxatilis isolate snail1 linkage group LG3, US_GU_Lsax_2.0, whole genome shotgun sequence genome:
- the LOC138961506 gene encoding uncharacterized protein, with the protein MHYWHAIFQLIMIVRKLLRLLVRIPLEWGNVLIQGILRRPNSKAIRSATPNKILALPWNKQETEDATKGENLALTWNKQETEEANKGENLALTWNKQETEDANKGENLALKYISKEIWDTEYVALKKGLRGVCPVLAFQKGSLSWVFQFSPCTHTVITLLPVIPVFLNACDAMKYECLRLASLQRNSDMLPPRTRVIVLAAEGYYYSTTLQAALCFACGQHHGTSHLPGCEFNTDNIPFRRCPLPPLPESLPSLQDLNLNVVNPNPNPLALLPLPQPPLPIQNLSVVVNANQGGVANPVQNPSARQPQPLNPVQNLSLPQIGLPPSVHNLRGVANPGHYGFPPRQRLPPGNADASAGESVRNHLASDAASGRSTWQRFHDDAEGAVGGQQVERGGADRPAVNARGQTTLQAHPQGPVASPEPAATRGLCRSCRDQPADILFGPCSHIICCQMCSESVEDCDVCGRHVDAKIKVYRA; encoded by the exons ATGCATTACTGGCATGCAATATTTCAGTTAATTATGATTGTACGTAAGCTTCTGAGATTGCTGGTCAGGATACCATTAGAATGGGGCAACGTCTTGATACAAGGAATCTTAAGGAGGCCAAACAGTAAAGCGATCAGGAGTGCTACACCTAATAAAATCCTTGCCCTGCCATGGAACAAGCAAGAGACTGAAGATGCTACCAAGGGAGAAAACCTTGCCCTAACATGGAACAAGCAAGAGACTGAAGAAGCTAACAAGGGAGAAAACCTTGCCCTGACATGGAACAAGCAAGAGACTGAAGATGCTAACAAGGGAGAAAACCTTGCCCTAAAGTATATCAGTAAGGAGATTTGGGACACAGAATATGTTGCACTGAAGAAAGGTCTGCGGGGGGTATGTCCTGTTTTGGCCTTCCAGAAAGGCAGCCTGTCCTGGGTATTCCAGTTTAGTCCTTGTACACACACTGTAATCACCCTCCTCCCTGTTATACCTGTGTTCTTAAACGCTTGTGACGCCATGAAGTATGAGTGTTTGAGGCTGGCATCACTCCAACGAAATTCAGACATGTTACCCCCGAGGACAAGAGTTATTGTTCTTGCTGCTGAGGGTTACTACTACAGCACAACCCTACAGGCAGCGCTTTGCTTTGCATGCGGACAGCATCATGGAACAAGTCATCTGCCTGGCTGTGAATTCAACACTGATAATATTCCTTTTCGCCGGTGCCCTCTTCCTCCTCTACCTGAGTCCCTCCCATCTCTCCAAGATTTGAATTTGAATGTTGTCAACCCCAACCCAAATCCTCTGGCTCTGCTACCACTACCTCAGCCACCCCTACCCATTCAGAATCTGAGTGTTGTTGTCAACGCCAACCAGGGTGGTGTTGCCAATCCTGTTCAGAATCCTTCTGCACGACAACCCCAGCCACTGAACCCCGTGCAAAACCTCTCTCTTCCACAGATAGGTCTGCCACCTTCTGTACACAATCTGCGAGGTGTTGCAAACCCTGGCCACTATGGGTTTCCACCACGTCAACGGCTGCCACCAGGAAATGCAGATGCCTCAGCTGGGGAAAGTGTCAGAAATCATCTTGCATCTGATGCAGCTTCTGGCAGATCGACTTGGCAGCGGTTTCATGACGATGCTGAAG GTGCTGTTGGTGGCCAGCAGGTAGAGAGAGGTGGTGCAGACAGACCTGCAGTGAATGCCCGAGGCCAGACAACCCTGCAGGCACATCCTCAAGGTCCAGTTGCGTCTCCGGAACCTGCAGCAACGAGAGGCCTGTGCCGAAGTTGTCGTGATCAGCCAGCTGACATCTTGTTCGGTCCGTGCAGTCACATCATCTGTTGCCAAATGTGCTCAGAGAGTGTCGAAGACTGTGATGTCTGTGGCAGACACGTGGATGCAAAGATCAAGGTTTACCGAGCTTAA